The Actinomyces viscosus genome segment CTGCGCCGCGTCGTGCGCGAACGGGTGCTCGCCGCAGGCAGCTGACTCGTCCCCAGCCGTCCCTCGCCGACGCTACGGGGTGAGCGCCCGCTCCCAGGGCTCGACGTCGCCGGGGACCACCCGGAAGATCGGGTGCGCCTCGAGGCAGTCCGGCAGGGGCGGGAGCTCGGGGGCACGCCCAGCCAGCTTGACCTCGAGGTGCCTGCGCTCCAAGTCCATCTGCCCCTCGGTCACTGTCAGGCTGACGCCGGTGCAGTCAGCCTCAGGCACGTCGATGCGGGAGGCGTCGAAGCGGTAGCCGCGCCGGACGGCCTCCTCACGCAGCCCCCACAGGTAGGCGGCCACCACCGCAGCCGGCGTCGTCGGGGCGGACACGCCGCGAAAGCGTTCGAGCTGGGGGTGGTTGCGGTAGCCGCGGGTGCGCCCGGCCAGCACCGCCTGGGCCAGCAGTGTCTCCCTCCAACAGGCCACCAGCCCCACGCGGTCCAGGTGGGAGGGGTGAAGCGACCACATGCGCACGGCTGCAGCCCTTTCCGTCTTACAGGCCTACAGCAGTCCAGAGGCGGCCAGGACCTCGCGCAGGGCGGCGACCTCGTCGGCCTCAGCGCGCACGAGGGGCAGGCGCAGGGTGGGGCTGGGCAGGCGCCCCTGCAGGTGCAGGGCCTCCTTGGCCATGACGGCGCCCTGGCCGCCGCCCATGATGGCGTGAACCAGGGGGCGCAGCGTCCGGGCCAGGGCGCGGGCACTGGCCAGGTCACCGGCGTCGACGGCGGCGATCATGTCCCGCCAGGAGTGGGCATCGGCGTGGGCGGCCACGGAGATGACGCCGGAGGCGCCGTGGGCGAGCCAGGCGAAGTTGAGGCCGTCATCGCCGGAGTAGTACTCCAGGCCGGTGGACTCCATACGCTGGAAGCCCTGCTCGACGTCCCCGGTGGCGTCCTTGACGGCCTTGACCCGGGGGTTCTCGGCCAGGCGGGCCAGAGTGGCCTCGGTGATCCGCACACCGGTACGCCCGGGGATGTCGTAGATCATGACGGGCAGGTCGGTGGCCTCGACGACGGCGTTGATGTGCTGGTAGACGCCCTCCTGGCTGGGGCGGTTGTAGTAGGGGGCGTTGATGAGCAGGCCCTCGGCGCCGGCCTCCTGGGAGGCCTGACCGATGCGCACCGCGTGGGCGGTGTCGTTGGAGCCAGCGCCGGCCATGACCATGGCGCGCCCGGCCAGGGCGTCCTTGACCTGACGGATCAGCTCCTGCTTCTCGGGGGTGTGGGTGGTCGGGGACTCGCCGGTGGTGCCCGACAGGAGGATCATGTCGGCGCCGTCGTCCACGAGGCTGGCCGCCAGCGCGCGGGCGGCGTCGAAGTCGACCTCCCCGTCGGGTGTGAAGGGCGTGACCATGGCGACGCCGACGGAACCGAAGCTGCGGGAGGGGGCTGCGCTCATGGTGCCACCCTAACGCGCGCCGGTCCGGCGGAAGACGCGTTCTCACGATCTGTCGGATAGGCGAGGAGCGGTCAGCCTACGAGCCGATTTGTCCGTATGGGACGACTTTGAAGCCTCCGTCCCCTACCAGCGCCGAGACGGGAACCCTCTGACCTGCACAAACGCAATCCGCCCCCGTGAGACGAGCAGTCAAAGTCGTCCCATACGGACACTTTCCCGCCACATGCCTTGCCACCGAGCCTTCTCCAGACCTCGTACCCACGGCGCCCGGGCCTCCGGACGCGACTGCGTGCGGTGCGCGTAGTGTTGTGCTCGTATCCACGGCGCCCGGGCCTCCGACACCGACATGCGC includes the following:
- a CDS encoding pyrimidine dimer DNA glycosylase/endonuclease V; the protein is MRMWSLHPSHLDRVGLVACWRETLLAQAVLAGRTRGYRNHPQLERFRGVSAPTTPAAVVAAYLWGLREEAVRRGYRFDASRIDVPEADCTGVSLTVTEGQMDLERRHLEVKLAGRAPELPPLPDCLEAHPIFRVVPGDVEPWERALTP
- the dapA gene encoding 4-hydroxy-tetrahydrodipicolinate synthase; translated protein: MSAAPSRSFGSVGVAMVTPFTPDGEVDFDAARALAASLVDDGADMILLSGTTGESPTTHTPEKQELIRQVKDALAGRAMVMAGAGSNDTAHAVRIGQASQEAGAEGLLINAPYYNRPSQEGVYQHINAVVEATDLPVMIYDIPGRTGVRITEATLARLAENPRVKAVKDATGDVEQGFQRMESTGLEYYSGDDGLNFAWLAHGASGVISVAAHADAHSWRDMIAAVDAGDLASARALARTLRPLVHAIMGGGQGAVMAKEALHLQGRLPSPTLRLPLVRAEADEVAALREVLAASGLL